A region from the Vicia villosa cultivar HV-30 ecotype Madison, WI linkage group LG3, Vvil1.0, whole genome shotgun sequence genome encodes:
- the LOC131662507 gene encoding probable polygalacturonase — translation MMHLLFLLTFLFYSSQTSASYSQTCSGIVPFRQRTDTISITDFGGVGDGKTLNTKAFREAIYRIQHIKRRGGTLLYVPPGVYLTESFNLTSHMTLYLAAGAVIKATQRLWNWPLIAPLPSYGRGRELPGGRYISFIHGDGVRDVIITGENGTIDGQGDVWWNMWRQRTLQFTRPNLVEFLNSRNIIISNVIFKNSPFWNIHPVYCSNVVVRYVTILAPRDSPNTDGIDPDSSSNVCIEDSYISTGDDLVAVKSGWDEYGISYGRPSSDITIRRITGSSPFAGIAVGSETSGGVRNVLAEHINLFNMGVGIHIKTNIGRGGIIKNLTMSSVYIENARTGIKISGDVGDHPDENFNSNALPVVKGITIKNVWGVHVLQAGLIHGLSNSPFTDICFYDINLHGETGSSARSSPPWKCSDVSGFAHQVSPWPCSQLSSQVPGSCTNY, via the exons ATGATGCATCTTCTCTTCCTTCTCACATTCCTCTTCTACTCCTCTCAAACCTCCGCATCCTACTCCCAAACATGCTCCGGCATAGTACCGTTCCGGCAGCGCACCGACACGATTTCTATAACCGACTTCGGCGGTGTCGGCGACGGAAAAACACTCAACACGAAAGCTTTCAGGGAAGCTATTTACCGGATCCAGCATATTAAGCGACGCGGCGGCACGCTCCTTTATGTGCCGCCGGGAGTGTACTTAACGGAAAGCTTCAATCTTACTAGTCATATGACTCTTTATCTTGCTGCTGGTGCTGTTATTAAAGCTACACAG AGGTTGTGGAATTGGCCTTTAATTGCACCTTTACCATCTTATGGAAGAGGAAGGGAGCTCCCCGGAGGAAGGTATATAAGTTTTATCCACGGCGATGGAGTTCGCGATGTAATAATCACAG GTGAGAATGGGACAATTGATGGGCAGGGAGATGTGTGGTGGAACATGTGGAGGCAGAGAACTCTTCAATTTACAAGACCAAACcttgttgaatttttgaattcAAGAAATATTATTATTTCAAACGTGATTTTCAAGAATTCTCCCTTCTGGAATATTCATCCAGTTTACTGCAG CAATGTTGTTGTTCGATATGTCACAATTTTGGCTCCTCGTGACTCTCCTAACACTGATGGAATTGATCCAG ATTCCAGTTCAAATGTTTGCATAGAGGACTCATACATATCAACAGGAGATGATCTTGTGGCTGTGAAGAGTGGATGGGACGAATACGGTATTTCGTATGGCCGCCCTAGCTCTGATATCACGATCCGGCGTATAACCGGATCATCTCCATTTGCCGGCATTGCTGTAGGCAGTGAAACATCAGGCGGAGTACGGAATGTACTCGCCGAACACATCAACCTCTTCAACATGGGAGTTGGTATCCACATTAAGACAAACATTGGAAGAGGAGGGATTATCAAGAATCTAACAATGTCTAGTGTGTATATCGAAAACGCAAGGACGGGAATAAAAATTTCTGGTGATGTAGGTGATCATCCAGATGAAAATTTCAACTCTAATGCTTTGCCAGTTGTGAAGGGAATCACAATTAAGAATGTTTGGGGTGTGCATGTTTTGCAAGCTGGTTTGATACATGGATTGAGTAATTCGCCTTTTACTGATATTTGTTTCTATGATATTAACCTTCATGGTGAGACTGGATCATCGGCTAGATCTTCTCCACCTTGGAAGTGTTCTGATGTTTCAGGATTTGCTCATCAGGTTAGTCCTTGGCCATGTTCTCAGCTAAGCAGCCAAGTGCCTGGATCATGTACCAATTACTAG